Part of the Phacochoerus africanus isolate WHEZ1 chromosome 8, ROS_Pafr_v1, whole genome shotgun sequence genome is shown below.
ACATTATTAATACTGGACATCAAGCAAGTTACAGTGACTTATGAGAGAGAGCAATCAAATGATGTGAGCCACATGACCATCCAAAATTACTATGAAAAGAAATCCCCAGGCCCTAACTCAAGAATGGTGATTTCAGGCAGACCCCAAAGTCAGCCTGAGTTGAGACAGAACTTAGAATCTGGGCCTCCTAAAATGGCTAGAGTTTAGTAGAGCATAACATAGGAGAGAGAAGATGTCAGAGACATATAGAAAGTCATCCTCAAGTATTCAGCTCAGTGCTAACCTGTATATTAAAAAGCTGGATGAAGAAACAAcaaaaggattaaatgaaacaatttcCAATGctaaaggaagagaatgaaatagTACCTGTTACAACCAGTTTAAAAGGGAATCCTCATGATGGATAAAGtagagaatgtaaaatgatggtGTCTCAGTAGAAGGAGGGAAATTAGCCTAAAAATGAATGCTGCAATATTTGTACATAAAAATGTTTGCAATCAAGATCCCAAAATTGTCATATGGTTACCGAAGAACTTaaacatctaaaagaaaaaaaaatatcaagaatatctatagaggagttccctttgtgattcagcggttaacgaacctgactaggattcatgaagataagggtttcatccctggcctcaatcagtgggttaaggatctgacgttgccatgagctgtagtttaggtcacagacatggctcagatcccaagttgctgtggctgtgctgcaggctggaagctgcagctctgattggacccctatttctgggaatgtccatatgccacaagtgcagccctaaaaaaagaaaaaaagaaaaaaaagaatatctaggagttcccgtcgtggctcagtggttgacgaatccgactaggaaccatgaggttgcgggttcggtccctgcccttgctcagtgggttaacgatccggcgttgccgtgagctgtggtgtaggttgcagaggcggctcggatcccgcgttgctgtggctctggagtaggctggtggctgcagctccgattcaacccctagcctgggaacctccatatgccgtgggagcggcccaagaaataacaacaacaacaacaacaacaaaaagacaaaagacaaaaaaaaaaaaaaagaatatctatagaAACGCAAATAGTCTCAGTGCCCAAAAAGGCAAAATTGAGTGTTCATCCTAAATTACACAACATTAACTGTATCAGACAAGGTAGACTTTAGAGCAAAGAATATTACTATAAAGAGGATTATtgaatggtttttgttttctgttttgaggAAATCAATGAGGGCGGGCCGTTTTTGttcgtgtgtgtgtttttctttttagagcagcagcctcggcatatggaggttcccaggctaggggtcgaatcagagctgtagctgccggcctgtgtcagagccacaggaacgcgggatccgagccttgtctgcaacctacaccacagctcacggcaacgccggatccttaacccactgagcaaggccagggatcgaacctgcaacctcacggttcccagtcagattcgttaaccactgagccacgatgggaactccaggaatcatttctttttttttttttttgtctttttgctatttcttgggccgatccctcggcatatggaggttcccagggtaggggtcaaatcggagctgtagccaccagcctacgccagagccacagcaacgcgggatccaagctgcgtctgcgacctacaccacagcttacggcaacgccggatcgttaacccactgagcaagggcagggaccgaacctgcaacctcatggttcctagttggattcgttaaccactgcgccatgacagggactcccagGAATCATTTCTTAATGATAAAGAAGTCTACTCATTAGGTGgacataaaagtagaaaatgtttattcacctaaaaaaaaaaaaagacttcaaaacacaaagcaaaacctGATAGAACTAAATAGAGAAACAGGCAAATCACTTTTATATTCAGAGATGTCAACAACCTTTTTCAAATCATTGATAACACTGTCCCCTCCATCATTAAGGATACAGAAAACTTAGATACTGTCAACCATTTTAAGCAAGGTGACATTTGTCAAACTCTCCACCATACAAGAAAATGTACATTCATTTCAAGTTAACATGATATATAAGATAACCCATATTCTGTGCAATAAAGTTAGtatcaataaatgtaaaaaattcaaGTCATAAAATACATACCCTGACGGCaatgaattaaattagaaatcaattaccaaaaaattcaagaaattccAAATATCTGAAGTAACACTCTTCCAAAAAAACCATATgtcaaaaaagaaacttaaaaggaaaaaggaaaaggttttaaatataattaaaatgaaaacacaacacagCAAGTTTTGTGGCAGCAACTACAGCAGTTCTTACTGGGTAACTTTTAATATTTAGCACctatattagggaaaaaaaatcccaaagtttCAAGTGAAGGATCTCAGCTTCTATGttaaaaagcagcagcagaagaaaaaggaaatacactGACTACTACTGCACAAAGCAATAGTAAAAGTCAAATTggaacaggggaaaaaaacaaaaatagaaaaatcagtgaaatcaaCTGCTTTAAGAAAATTAGTAAAGCTGATAAACttctaatcaagaaaaaaagagaaacatagacaTTACCAGTATCAGGAATAAGAGAGGTGGGACACTACACATTCTACAGGTACTAAAATAATAAGAGAATTCCTTGAAAGATTTCACTAAACAAATTTACTCCTTGAGAAAGATACAAACCATGAAAgcccaacaaaagaaaaaaaaaaaagataacttgtataaatacatgtacacaatggaaatTAAACTTCTAGTTAGAAACCTTCCCATAGAATAAGATACTTCACTGGAGACTCACAGCAAacaattaagaaagaaataggagttccccagtggctcagagggttaaggatccaacattgtcactgctgtggcttggattgctgcagcagtgcaggtttgatccctggcctgtggcatgccatgggagtggcaaaaaagaaaaaaagaaaagaaaaagaaaaacaactatgGTTGTGGTCACCAGTATCCAAGAAACCCTCCCACAAATCCCTACCTCTTTGTCTTCTCACCACTTTGGAGCTCCCTTCCAGCTTGTACCAGGACTAGTCTGGGTTACACATAGGCTAAGTCAGAAACGATGGCACATCACTTCCCAGTTAAGGTTGTAACAGATACTGTAGCTTCATTCTTGTGAGTTCTCTCCTAGGTCAGTTGCTTTAAACAATTTCTCTAAAATGGAATAGTTTAAGCAGAAGTATGGATGAAAAAcaatgaactactgatacacaGAACATTGATAAATCACAAAGTAATTATGCAGAGTTAAAAAAGccaggtacaggagttcccatcatggctcagtggtaacgaacccaactagtatccataaggaagtgggttcgatccctggcctcgctcagggggttaaggatccagcattgctgtgagctgtggtgtaggtcacagatgcaactcggatcccaagttgctgtggctgtggtgtaggctggcagctgcagctccaattagacccctagcctgggaacttccatatgctgtggatgcagccctaaaaagacaaaaaaaagtcagatacATAACTAGTACATATgcttttggccacgcccacagcatgtggaagttcctgggccaaaaagtgaacctacatcacagcagtaaccacagccacagcagtgacaatgccagagccttaactaCCGCCCAACAgttcagccaccagggaactcctagtacaTTTCAAATTATTCCATGAGTTCAATTGTGgcataacaggttaaggatccagtgttgtcagtgcaggGTCTTGGTCATTGCTTTGGCATGGGTTCCAtaactggcccaggaactttcacacgctgcggagagcaaaaaaaaattattccacacacatgtacataaaattctaggaaatgcaaacaattctatagtgacagaaagcaagaTGAGTACTTGCCTGGGAATGGGTGAGGGGggagatattttaaaaggaatcaaGACACTTGGTTTCAAAGGTGCAAACATGTACCAAAACTTATCAaattatatactataaatatGTGCAACTAACTGCAGAAAATGTTTAGATTTCTCAGTGATCATAGCcataaaattattagaaacagACGGGGGTCCTGAGGATTTCCGTAAAGCCCCATACCAAAGCCAGAGTGATAGAAACATCTGTGGACACACTTTTTAAGAGTTACTTTCCCTACAGGTGACTACAATCTCTCGACCTCTTATTAATCAGCATCTCTGTATCAATTATGATTCCTTCCAGGGCTTTTTAGGAGACAATGACATCTGCCTACCAAATAAGAGATTTAAGGAATGTTGCTATGTCCCAGGGAATCAAGTTTCCCTCAAGATGGCTGGGAAATATGAAGCATCCCCCAGGGACAAGGAACTCCATTCATGCTGCTCCCGGACACACCAGAGGTTGTCACAACACTGGCCACATGGCAAGCCCACAAAGACTGGTATTCTCAGCTGGGAGGCTTCAAGCAGTAAGGCAAATTAGGTTGAAACTAGAATGAGAGCTGGTCTTTCTTTGCCCTTCTGCTACTACCACTGAGACACACCAGTTGGAGCTCTCACAGAAGCTGTGCATCCCTTCAGGCAGGCAGAGCCCAACTCTGTCCTCAACTCAATCCACAAAGTGAACAGAATCCCCAGGACAAACGGTAGCTTAAAAGCTAAAGaatttgtggggagttcctgtcgtggctcagtggttaatgaacctgactaggaaccaagaggttgcgggttcaatccctggtcttgctcagtgggttaaggatccggcgttgctgtgagctgtggcgtaggtcacagacacggcttggatcccaccttgctgtggctctggcataggctggtggctacagcttcgattagacccctagcctgggaacctccatatgccacaagaatcagccctagaaaaggcaaaaagacaaaacaaaacaaaacaaaaaacctaaagaatttgttgcatggagttcccaccacggctcagcagttaatgaacatgactaacatccatgaggatgcaggttggatccctagcctcaatcagtgtgttaaggatccggcattgctgcacgCTAcgatgtatgttgcagacacagctcagatccagcattgctgtggctgtggcataggctggcagctgcaggtccaatttgacccctagcctgggaaactccatatgctgcaggctcagccctaaaaagcaaagaaaaaacaaacaaacaaaacccaccaaaaaccTAAAAGCATTTGTTGCAAAACCAGAACAATGTGAGGCAGGCAATTCCCAAGGTAAGTGACTTGGAGGCTGAACAAATCCAGCATGTGATTCACACACAACTTGGGGCCCTGCTGTTGCACTGGGGGATGGCTTCTTTCAGACACGCTGGCAGTGATATACTTCTGGCTAGTGTGCAGGGACCTTTCACAGAGGACCATGGCATGTTACTAAGTGCAACATGGCTCCAGAAAGCTCCCCATTTATCTGGCACACAGAAAAATCTCCTCAGAGTGGGAGTTCAAATGCATCATGCTCATCTTCCAGCGGATGGCTCGTCACAAATGCTCTCTGGAGCTTCTCTCTGGTGTCATCCAGTATTTTGAACAAGATGCCATATTCCCTGCTATTCTAAGGCCTTTCTCCGGCATGAATTTTCCAGTGTCTGATGAGGGAAGCCCTCTgcctgaaggccttcccacactcACTACACTTAAATGGCCTTTCGCCAGTGTGGATTCTGTGGTGCTGAATAAGCACATGTTTGTGACTAAAGGCTTTTCCACACTCACTGCACACATATGGCTTTTCACCATTGTGAACTCTCTGATGTGCAATAAGATCAGAACTTTGGCTGAAGAACTTCCCACATGCAATGCACTCATAAGGCCTTGCCCCAGTATGAACACTCCAGTGTTTAATGAGTCTGTATTTGTGACCAAAGTATTTCCCACATTCGCTGCACTCATAAGGTCTCTCTCCAGTATGGATACTCTCATGTTGAACTAGCGTGGATTTGTGGCTGTAGGCTTTCCCACATTGACTGCACTTGTAAGGCCTTGCTCCCGTATGGACTCTCTGGTGTACAATAAGGTTAgagctgtgattaaaaactttCCCGCATATGCCACACTCGTAAGGCATTTCTCCAGTGTGGATTCTCTGGTGCTGTGCAAGTATGGGTTTGCGGCTGAAGGTTTTCCCACATTCAGTGCACtcataaggcctttctccagTGTGGACTCTCTGGTGCTGAACAAGTGAGTCTTTGCggctgaaggctttcccacactcaCTGCACTCATAATGCCTTTGTCCACTAAGCAAGGCCTCTACAGGCTTGCTGTTCCTTTGTGGCTTCCATTTACTAAGAGAAGCATGATGCTGGAACATACTTGAGCTAGCTGGGAAGTCCTTACAAACCTCCCCTGTGCCAAAGGGCATCTTCAATGACTGGACAGGGCAGCTTTTCATGAGCAAGGCCCTGCCCTCGTCCCTTGTGCAGGGTTTCTCTCCACTATGCTGTTTTTGGGGGTGAAGGTTTGAATGGAACCAGAGTTGTTTCCCACATGCCACACACATGTATGGTTTTTGCCCAGGGTGTGTGTCCTGGTGCTCAGCCAAATGCAAAATGTCTTTCAAGATGGGGCCACATGTGTCACAGGGGTGGGCCTTCTGGGAAGACAGAACCATCTTAGGAATCATGACCTGTGACACTCCTTTCACAGAAACACTCTGCTCAAAAGGTATCTCCTCCTCCTCCGTTCCATGCCAAGAACCTGAAAGCAGACAAATGCTGTTGAAGGACATGTTGACACTGGTGGGAAAGGGCAGTCTCATTATAAATGTGCGTTTAATGGAACTAAGAGCAAGGTCTGCTGTTGGGACAAGAGGCCTGAACTCAAGCTGAGTGATGGGCTGCTATGCAGTGGTTGGCATTGAAAGGTCAAAGAATGGGTGCAATGTGATCAGTGGaatctggagtgctgggatgcaggttccatccccagctcagcaccatgagttaaggatccagtgttgctgcagctgcagtgtgggtcgcaagtatggctctgatctggtccCTGTGGGGGGACTCCATAtactggggtggccaaaaaataaataatggaagcGGCCTTGATGAGGAGAGGATACAAATGTGTGGGACAGCCCAGGAAGAGCCAGGGACTGCAATGAGTCGTCCACAGATGGATTTCAGCAAGGCCTTGGCACTGGGGACAGGTGAGAGCTGTGCAGAAGTGTGAGTCCCCTGAATGGCTATAACTGAACAGAACAGCTGGTACTTAAGCATTATTCGAGGTATGTGCACATCTCTTGACACATTAAGCATAAGCCAATGTTGGAAAGCAATGCAGAGGAACAGCTAAGATGTGCAGGCAAAGGTAGGGAACAGccaaaggccaaggatcaaagcataaaaaacaaatgtgtgggagttccctggtggcacagcaggttaaggatctggcattgtcactgctgtggctcaggttcaatatttggcctgggaacttccacaggcaaagacaggaaaaaaaaaaaaaaaagataagtgtgTAAATGGGAAAGTAAATAAAGTGTGGCCAGAGGCCTTGGCACTTAAACAACTGTGGGCACAGAGAGGGTGGGGAACAGTGAGGACCCAGCCCGACATCACACCTTCCCCAGCTCCCAGTCACCAGGGTCACACCCTCCCTGAGCCTCTCTGGTCATGGCTGGAGTCTTGTCTGCCCAGTCAGATACCCAGGGCTCATTGCCCAGCTCCAGTGGGGCAAGCCCATGGGACGTGGAAGATGCATATCCTAAGGAAAAGATAGGACAGATAAATAAAAGGCCAGCACTGGTCTAGGTGAACCACCCCTCTgtaaagaaaactaaagattGTAAAACTAACTCTGAAATAGTGTCTTGCAGGAATAACCTAGTGGTCCCAACAAGTAGTGAACACACTGGACCCTGAAATTCCTGACACACACAGGCTCTTAGAAGTGTCGGGTAGAGGAAAGGGGCAGAACCTGGGACAtgggtgctgtggctctggacaGAGGCACCCCGTCAGGGAGAGGACAGGCTGGATATGATCCGCTGGGTGACTACAGGATGCCTCACTCCTGCATCCACCCACGCAGGCCTCCACAGCAGCAGATGTTAGGAATGCTCAGAAGCTGGAGGTGGTGGTGCACAAAAGCTCACACCTGGCATCCACAGCAGCTACTCCAGGAACTGGGGAGGGACATAATGCCTATGACTCTGATTCAGGAAGGGTCTAGCTGTGCCTGGGAATCAGGCAAGGGGAGAGCTCAGTCCAGGAAACTGGGAGGGATGTGAGGGCCTTACCCAGTGAGGCCATAAGTGCAAAGTTCTCCAGCATCACCTCGCGGTACAGGAGCCTCTGAGCCTCATCAAGGAGCCTCCACTCCTCCTGGGAGAAGTACACGAACACGTCCTCAAGGTTCACTTTCCCCTGCCACAATGGGGAGAGCCAGGTCTGTGAGCAGCCAGTCTCCCAAGGACCCCCATCCTGCCCCCCGAGAGCTCCCTTCAATATGGCCTCTGACCTAACTCCTCAACTCAGAGGGAACACCAGGGCTGGGTGTATAGCGTCTGCTCTCTCAAGGTCCCTCTGACCACAGCAACAACAGGCAGGTAGGCAGAAAGGTATCATTTAAGCTCTGGGGCTGGCAAGCAGGGTGACACCCCCATCCACCGCCTCCCAGCCAGTTCTCCTGGAGGGGCTAAGACGATGCTTACCAGACAACAAAGTTGGGCTCGTCTTTCTCCCTAAAACCCCTAATTCCGGGGCCTAAGGGCCATTAGTTCATACTCCTTCTCCACATGCACCCACTCTCGTGGATCGCTCTCTCCCTCACAACTCCCACCCCTGACCCAGCTGTTGGCCTCCACCATCACGTTCCTGGCTATTAACTGCACTGCCATCATGATGTGTAGATTCTCCACTGTAAAACTATGTACATATGATCTTCTACTTTTTGGATGCCTCCATCCTGAACCGTCTGTAGAACTTCAACCCTGTGTCCAGCAGCTCACTTGACACCTCCACTCAGTGTCCATTGAAACATCTCAGACTCTTCACATGGCCACAAATGAATTCCTGACATCCTTTCAGAGTCAGCCAATGGAGTTTCTACCCTTCTAGCTGATAAAGCCTAAATCTTTGGGGctatctctttatctctctcaCATCAGAAAATctgacccagggagttccctggcggcctagtgggttaaggatctggcgatgtcaTTATggtggctcaggaacttccacatgctgcgggtaaggaacaaaaaagaaagaaaacctgggagttcccgttgtggctcagtggttaacgaatccgactaggaaccatgaggttgcgggtttgatccctggccttgtttagtgggttaaggatccagtgttgccgtgagctgtggtgtaggtcaaagatgcggctcggatcctgtgtttgctgtggctctggcggtaggccggtggctacagctccaattcgacccctagtctgggaaactccatatgccgcagaagtggcctaagaaaatggcaaaaagacaaaaagacaaaaaaaaaaaaagaaaagagaaaaaagaaagaaaacctgacTAAATCACTTCTCCCACCTACATCCCTCTGGCCCATCCATTATTACTGCTCACCTGGACAGTGAGGCAGCATGAACCCCATCCCATCTCTTTGTCATTATCCTATTCCCCTCAACCCTCATCTCACACACAACCTGTTCTCCACTTGGCATCCAGTGGGAGGTTGTTAAAACCTGGATCAGATCACCCTCCTCTGTTCCACACCCACCATGGCTACACCACCCTCAGAACAGAGGCCTAGCTTGTGTGCTGGCCATTTCAGGCGTGACTCCTGCACACCTGCTCCCAAATGCTACCACATGTGGTGGAGACCTGTAGTTTCTTGAAAACTCCCATCTCAATCCCACCTTCAAGTATTTGCACATGCTAGTTCCTGTGCCTGGAACAAACTTCCACACCCTATTCCAATGGCTACCAGAAATGGGAACCCTTCCACACAGCCCCTGGTCTATACTCAGAACCCTTGCCTTTGGGTTTCTCCAGGGTCCTGAGACTCAAGAGCTTCGAGACTACAAGTAAAGtgtcttatggagttccctgtggcacagcaggttaaagaaccAGTGTTGTCATTACAgaggcctgggttgctgctatggcatgggttcgatccctggcccaggaattcccacatgctggggatgcaaccaaaaaataaacaggagttcccattgtgccacagcgggttAAAAACATGACTAGTATTTAGGagaatgtgggcttgatccctggcctcattcagtgggttaaggagccagtactgcccatatgatatctcttacatctggaatctaatatatggcacaagtgaacctttccacagaaatgaaaagcatggacatggagaacagacttgtagttgccaagggggagggaaagggatggactgggaatttggggttcatagatgcaaactattgcctttggaacggataagcaatgagatcttgctgtatatcATCCTGctgggaactataactagtcacttatgatgaagcatgataatatgagaaaaaagaatgtatacatgcatgtataactgggtaaacttgctgtgtagtagaaaactggcagaacagtataaaccagctataatggaaaaaataaaaatcattatttaaaaaaaaaaaagatccggtattgctgtgagcagtggtataggttacagacatagctcagatcctgcgtggctgtggctgtggctgtggtgtaggctgtggcttaggctgtgGTGGATGCTGGCAattgcatctccaatttgacctccagcctgggaactcccacatgctgcagatgtgcccctcaaaatcaaaaataaataaatatataaagtgtcTTATGACACCAAAACTCTGGAGCCCTCGTGAGTCAAGGTGGGGCTGGAATTGATGAAGGCCTGGCTATCCACCCCTCCCCTG
Proteins encoded:
- the LOC125132909 gene encoding zinc finger protein 772-like isoform X3, with the translated sequence MAAAVLTDPVQGKVNLEDVFVYFSQEEWRLLDEAQRLLYREVMLENFALMASLACESSWASYGTHAKAMTKTLH
- the LOC125132909 gene encoding zinc finger protein 772-like isoform X1, with the translated sequence MAAAVLTDPVQGKVNLEDVFVYFSQEEWRLLDEAQRLLYREVMLENFALMASLGSWHGTEEEEIPFEQSVSVKGVSQVMIPKMVLSSQKAHPCDTCGPILKDILHLAEHQDTHPGQKPYMCVACGKQLWFHSNLHPQKQHSGEKPCTRDEGRALLMKSCPVQSLKMPFGTGEVCKDFPASSSMFQHHASLSKWKPQRNSKPVEALLSGQRHYECSECGKAFSRKDSLVQHQRVHTGERPYECTECGKTFSRKPILAQHQRIHTGEMPYECGICGKVFNHSSNLIVHQRVHTGARPYKCSQCGKAYSHKSTLVQHESIHTGERPYECSECGKYFGHKYRLIKHWSVHTGARPYECIACGKFFSQSSDLIAHQRVHNGEKPYVCSECGKAFSHKHVLIQHHRIHTGERPFKCSECGKAFRQRASLIRHWKIHAGERP
- the LOC125132909 gene encoding zinc finger protein 772-like isoform X2 codes for the protein MAAAVLTDPVQGKVNLEDVFVYFSQEEWRLLDEAQRLLYREVMLENFALMASLGSWHGTEEEEIPFEQSVSVKGVSQRVKVPGPVMEPMPKQ